Proteins from a genomic interval of Mesobacillus sp. S13:
- a CDS encoding FbpB family small basic protein, producing MKKKKVTFEELLKANRLELLEDQKQLEKIEERIEDRRLAEKSGNAS from the coding sequence TTGAAAAAGAAAAAAGTGACTTTTGAGGAATTGCTGAAGGCAAACAGGCTAGAGCTTTTGGAGGATCAGAAGCAGCTGGAAAAAATCGAGGAACGGATTGAAGACAGGCGCTTGGCAGAGAAAAGCGGGAATGCATCTTAA